The genome window CCCTCCGGATAATTTTATTATTTCCAGGCCGGGCCTAAGGTATAAATGATAGGTATTAGCAATAAAAAGTTCAGTCCCGATTTTTCGAAGTTCATCATTTGAAATTGTTTTTACCGTACCCTGGGTGGCGACGGGCATAAAAACAGGAGTGGAAACCTCTCCGTGTGAAGTGGTGATTTTTCCAATACGCGCCTTTGTATTTTTTGATTTTGTTATTATCTGGAACATTTTTTTATCTTCGGTTTATAGAATCAACATTGCATCGCCGTATGAATAAAAGCTGTAATTGTTTTCTATAGCGCTGCGATAAGCGTTTAAAATATTTTCTCTGCCAGCCAGGGCGCTTACTAAAACAATTGGCGTTGATTTAGGCAGATGAAAGTTAGTTATCATGGCATCGACACATTTAAACTTATACCCGGGATAAATAAACAACCCCGTTTCTCCTATTGTTGGTTTTATTAGGCCGTCATTTTGCGAGACTGTTTCTAATGTGCGGACTGCGCTGGTACCTGCGGCAAAAATTTTACCGCCTGATTTTTTCGCGCAATTTATCATTTCAGCTTGCTCGGTCCCAATTTCATATTTTTCCGGGAGCATCACATGTTTTGAAACATCTTCAGAAATAATAGGCCTGAACGTACCCCAGCCTATATGGAGGACAATTTCTGCTATTTTAACGCCTTTTTCTTTTAACTTTTTCAGGACATCTTCCGTAAAATGCAAACCGGCCGTCGGCGCGGCAATAGAACCAACTACTTTCGCATAAACAGTCTGATATTTTTTGTAATCATCTTTTTTAAAAACGCTTTTCTCAGCTTTTCTTTTTATGTACGGAGGAAGGGGCATTTCTCCAAATTCATTAATTAGTTTAAAAACATCAATTCCGGGCTCAAATTCAAGAATAAATTCACCCGTATCGTTTTTTTCAAGAACTTTAGCGCTTATTTTCCCATCTGAAAAAAAGAGATTTTTATCAAGGATTTTTTGACGGCAAAGCCCGGCCCAGCTGTTTTCGTTGATTTTTCGCAAAAACAGGATTTCGATATTTCCTCCTGTAGCTTTTTTGCAAAATACTTTTGCGGGGAAAACTTTTGTCTTATTTATAACAAGGCAGTCTCCGGGTTTAATAAACTCGGTTATGTCCTTAAAAATACGATGCTGAATTGCCAGGGTTTTACGGTCTAAAACGAGGAGTTTGCTTTCATCTCTTTTGTCTTTAGGAAATTGGGCGATAAAACTTTCAGGGAGAGTATATTCAAAATCGCTCATTCTTCCCATTTTTCTATCTTTGTGCTGGGGTAATAATGCGCCACTATTTCTTTATAAT of Elusimicrobiota bacterium contains these proteins:
- the queA gene encoding tRNA preQ1(34) S-adenosylmethionine ribosyltransferase-isomerase QueA, encoding MGRMSDFEYTLPESFIAQFPKDKRDESKLLVLDRKTLAIQHRIFKDITEFIKPGDCLVINKTKVFPAKVFCKKATGGNIEILFLRKINENSWAGLCRQKILDKNLFFSDGKISAKVLEKNDTGEFILEFEPGIDVFKLINEFGEMPLPPYIKRKAEKSVFKKDDYKKYQTVYAKVVGSIAAPTAGLHFTEDVLKKLKEKGVKIAEIVLHIGWGTFRPIISEDVSKHVMLPEKYEIGTEQAEMINCAKKSGGKIFAAGTSAVRTLETVSQNDGLIKPTIGETGLFIYPGYKFKCVDAMITNFHLPKSTPIVLVSALAGRENILNAYRSAIENNYSFYSYGDAMLIL